In Notamacropus eugenii isolate mMacEug1 chromosome 1, mMacEug1.pri_v2, whole genome shotgun sequence, one genomic interval encodes:
- the LOC140517269 gene encoding immunoglobulin superfamily containing leucine-rich repeat protein 2-like isoform X2 gives MAVSARRLWLVWALLGAAQGCTEPCACVDKYAHQFADCAYKDLQEVPSGLPANVTTLSLSANKITSLRQGAFAEVTQVTSLWLSHNEISSIEPGALAVLVQLKNLDISHNQIVDFPWADLRNLSALQLLKMNNNRMAALPADAFRNLRDLRSLRINNNHFSFIAEGTFDALTSLSHLQIYNNPFDCTCRLLWLKAWAENTLISIPERESITCASPPALKGTPLGSLPALQCAPPTVRLSYQPNVDGAELQDGLALALHCIATGHPLPQIQWRIETAGGALLIERPNASEAGEETPPLSPQRFLAFSNGTLLIPHLSKKEEGTYTCRADNELGSNETSVSVAVAGPQKYPPVSPRGELPGLGSKGSGDRKGSGKGYGNSVLTTKGEERTKGRGPWGGQGRASAARTPEVLDDVEVEAEAEAEGDPFRPPPFERRCGQGDPTMYVSNHAFNQSADLKPHAFDLGVIALDVSEREAKVQLTPFAVRPEKRHLRMLYLCAEGSHAVVQWSRIEEGVNSYWFQGLSPGTNYSVCLTYVGEACQVQVVFTTKKEVPSLVIIVVVSVFLLALATVPLLGATCCHLLSKYQGKTYRLIMKTQNPDQMEKHIAADFDPRASYLESEKNYSPTDSGPGVGEGTGPGSRARTRIGEEEEDDQEEEEVGGGLERDESLVAGSLPESQSKANQEEFEASSEYSDRLPLGAEAVDIAQEINGNYRQTER, from the coding sequence ATGGCGGTGTCTGCGCGGCGCCTGTGGCTGGTGTGGGCGCTGCTGGGGGCCGCCCAGGGCTGCACTGAACCCTGCGCCTGCGTGGACAAGTACGCGCACCAGTTCGCCGACTGCGCGTACAAAGACCTGCAGGAGGTGCCCTCAGGGCTCCCTGCCAACGTGACCACGCTTAGCTTGTCTGCCAACAAGATCACCTCCTTGCGTCAGGGAGCCTTCGCCGAAGTCACGCAGGTCACGTCTCTGTGGCTGTCCCACAACGAGATCAGCTCCATCGAACCAGGTGCCCTAGCAGTTCTGGTCCAGCTCAAGAACCTAGACATCAGCCACAACCAGATCGTTGACTTCCCCTGGGCCGACCTGCGCAACCTGAGCGCTCTGCAGTTGCTCAAGATGAACAATAACCGCATGGCGGCGCTGCCGGCCGACGCCTTCCGCAACCTGCGCGACCTGCGCTCTCTGCGTATCAACAACAACCACTTTAGCTTCATAGCCGAGGGCACCTTCGACGCGCTCACCTCGCTGTCCCACCTGCAGATCTATAACAACCCCTTCGACTGTACCTGCCGCCTTCTGTGGCTCAAGGCTTGGGCGGAGAACACTCTCATCTCCATCCCGGAGCGGGAGTCCATCACCTGCGCCTCGCCTCCAGCTCTCAAGGGCACCCCCCTGGGTAGTCTCCCAGCGCTGCAGTGCGCACCGCCCACAGTGCGCCTCAGTTACCAGCCCAACGTGGATGGAGCCGAGCTCCAGGATGGTCTGGCCCTGGCCCTGCATTGCATCGCCACCGGCCACCCCCTGCCCCAGATTCAGTGGAGGATCGAGACAGCCGGCGGTGCGCTACTCATCGAGAGACCCAACGCCAGCGAGGCTGGAGAAGAGACGCCCCCGCTCTCCCCACAGCGCTTCCTCGCCTTCTCCAACGGCACCTTGCTTATCCCACACCTAAGCAAAAAAGAAGAGGGCACCTACACGTGCCGGGCAGACAATGAGCTGGGCAGCAATGAGACATCGGTGAGCGTGGCGGTGGCCGGGCCGCAGAAATACCCCCCAGTCTCTCCCAGAGGTGAGCTCCCGGGCCTAGGCAGCAAAGGCTCAGGAGATCGCAAAGGGTCTGGCAAGGGATATGGCAATAGCGTCCTGACCACCAAGGGCGAGGAGAGGACCAAAGGCCGGGGTCCCtggggagggcagggcagggcgtCAGCTGCACGGACCCCAGAGGTCCTGGATGATGTGGAGGTGGAGGCGGAGGCGGAAGCAGAAGGAGACCCCTTTCGGCCACCGCCATTTGAGCGGCGCTGCGGCCAGGGGGACCCTACAATGTACGTGTCCAACCACGCCTTTAACCAGAGCGCGGACCTTAAGCCCCATGCCTTTGACCTTGGCGTGATTGCGCTAGATGTGTCCGAGCGAGAAGCCAAGGTACAGCTGACCCCTTTCGCAGTCAGGCCAGAGAAACGGCACTTGCGAATGCTCTACCTGTGCGCGGAAGGCAGCCACGCAGTAGTGCAATGGTCCCGGATCGAGGAGGGCGTCAATTCCTACTGGTTTCAAGGTCTGAGCCCGGGCACCAACTACTCAGTGTGCCTCACTTACGTGGGCGAGGCCTGCCAGGTGCAAGTCGTGTTCACCACCAAGAAAGAAGTGCCCTCCCTAGTCATCATAGTGGTGGTGAGCGTCTTCCTTCTGGCGCTGGCCACGGTGCCTCTGCTGGGGGCCACGTGTTGCCATCTTCTCTCCAAGTACCAAGGCAAGACCTACAGACTCATCATGAAGACCCAGAACCCTGACCAGATGGAGAAGCACATCGCTGCCGACTTCGACCCCCGCGCCTCCTACTTAGAGTCTGAGAAGAATTACAGCCCCACAGACTCTGGTCCCGGGGTGGGAGAGGGGACTGGACCTGGGAGCAGGGCTAGGACAAGgataggggaggaggaagaggatgatcaggaggaggaagaggtgggCGGAGGATTGGAGAGGGACGAGAGCCTAGTGGCCGGCTCCCTTCCGGAGTCCCAGTCCAAGGCTAACCAAGAGGAGTTTGAGGCAAGTTCGGAGTACAGCGACCGGTTGCCATTGGGGGCTGAGGCTGTTGATATTGCCCAGGAAATTAATGGTAACTATAGGCAGACAGAACGCtga
- the LOC140517269 gene encoding immunoglobulin superfamily containing leucine-rich repeat protein 2-like isoform X1 has product MAVSARRLWLVWALLGAAQGCTEPCACVDKYAHQFADCAYKDLQEVPSGLPANVTTLSLSANKITSLRQGAFAEVTQVTSLWLSHNEISSIEPGALAVLVQLKNLDISHNQIVDFPWADLRNLSALQLLKMNNNRMAALPADAFRNLRDLRSLRINNNHFSFIAEGTFDALTSLSHLQIYNNPFDCTCRLLWLKAWAENTLISIPERESITCASPPALKGTPLGSLPALQCAPPTVRLSYQPNVDGAELQDGLALALHCIATGHPLPQIQWRIETAGGALLIERPNASEAGEETPPLSPQRFLAFSNGTLLIPHLSKKEEGTYTCRADNELGSNETSVSVAVAGPQKYPPVSPRGELPGLGSKGSGDRKGSGKGYGNSVLTTKGEERTKGRGPWGGQGRASAARTPEVLDDVEVEAEAEAEGDPFRPPPFERRCGQGDPTMYVSNHAFNQSADLKPHAFDLGVIALDVSEREAKVQLTPFAVRPEKRHLRMLYLCAEGSHAVVQWSRIEEGVNSYWFQGLSPGTNYSVCLTYVGEACQVQVVFTTKKEVPSLVIIVVVSVFLLALATVPLLGATCCHLLSKYQGKTYRLIMKTQNPDQMEKHIAADFDPRASYLESEKNYSPTDSGPGVGEGTGPGSRARTRIGEEEEDDQEEEEVGGGLERDESLVAGSLPESQSKANQEEFEASSEYSDRLPLGAEAVDIAQEINGGLRAGQFQYLL; this is encoded by the exons ATGGCGGTGTCTGCGCGGCGCCTGTGGCTGGTGTGGGCGCTGCTGGGGGCCGCCCAGGGCTGCACTGAACCCTGCGCCTGCGTGGACAAGTACGCGCACCAGTTCGCCGACTGCGCGTACAAAGACCTGCAGGAGGTGCCCTCAGGGCTCCCTGCCAACGTGACCACGCTTAGCTTGTCTGCCAACAAGATCACCTCCTTGCGTCAGGGAGCCTTCGCCGAAGTCACGCAGGTCACGTCTCTGTGGCTGTCCCACAACGAGATCAGCTCCATCGAACCAGGTGCCCTAGCAGTTCTGGTCCAGCTCAAGAACCTAGACATCAGCCACAACCAGATCGTTGACTTCCCCTGGGCCGACCTGCGCAACCTGAGCGCTCTGCAGTTGCTCAAGATGAACAATAACCGCATGGCGGCGCTGCCGGCCGACGCCTTCCGCAACCTGCGCGACCTGCGCTCTCTGCGTATCAACAACAACCACTTTAGCTTCATAGCCGAGGGCACCTTCGACGCGCTCACCTCGCTGTCCCACCTGCAGATCTATAACAACCCCTTCGACTGTACCTGCCGCCTTCTGTGGCTCAAGGCTTGGGCGGAGAACACTCTCATCTCCATCCCGGAGCGGGAGTCCATCACCTGCGCCTCGCCTCCAGCTCTCAAGGGCACCCCCCTGGGTAGTCTCCCAGCGCTGCAGTGCGCACCGCCCACAGTGCGCCTCAGTTACCAGCCCAACGTGGATGGAGCCGAGCTCCAGGATGGTCTGGCCCTGGCCCTGCATTGCATCGCCACCGGCCACCCCCTGCCCCAGATTCAGTGGAGGATCGAGACAGCCGGCGGTGCGCTACTCATCGAGAGACCCAACGCCAGCGAGGCTGGAGAAGAGACGCCCCCGCTCTCCCCACAGCGCTTCCTCGCCTTCTCCAACGGCACCTTGCTTATCCCACACCTAAGCAAAAAAGAAGAGGGCACCTACACGTGCCGGGCAGACAATGAGCTGGGCAGCAATGAGACATCGGTGAGCGTGGCGGTGGCCGGGCCGCAGAAATACCCCCCAGTCTCTCCCAGAGGTGAGCTCCCGGGCCTAGGCAGCAAAGGCTCAGGAGATCGCAAAGGGTCTGGCAAGGGATATGGCAATAGCGTCCTGACCACCAAGGGCGAGGAGAGGACCAAAGGCCGGGGTCCCtggggagggcagggcagggcgtCAGCTGCACGGACCCCAGAGGTCCTGGATGATGTGGAGGTGGAGGCGGAGGCGGAAGCAGAAGGAGACCCCTTTCGGCCACCGCCATTTGAGCGGCGCTGCGGCCAGGGGGACCCTACAATGTACGTGTCCAACCACGCCTTTAACCAGAGCGCGGACCTTAAGCCCCATGCCTTTGACCTTGGCGTGATTGCGCTAGATGTGTCCGAGCGAGAAGCCAAGGTACAGCTGACCCCTTTCGCAGTCAGGCCAGAGAAACGGCACTTGCGAATGCTCTACCTGTGCGCGGAAGGCAGCCACGCAGTAGTGCAATGGTCCCGGATCGAGGAGGGCGTCAATTCCTACTGGTTTCAAGGTCTGAGCCCGGGCACCAACTACTCAGTGTGCCTCACTTACGTGGGCGAGGCCTGCCAGGTGCAAGTCGTGTTCACCACCAAGAAAGAAGTGCCCTCCCTAGTCATCATAGTGGTGGTGAGCGTCTTCCTTCTGGCGCTGGCCACGGTGCCTCTGCTGGGGGCCACGTGTTGCCATCTTCTCTCCAAGTACCAAGGCAAGACCTACAGACTCATCATGAAGACCCAGAACCCTGACCAGATGGAGAAGCACATCGCTGCCGACTTCGACCCCCGCGCCTCCTACTTAGAGTCTGAGAAGAATTACAGCCCCACAGACTCTGGTCCCGGGGTGGGAGAGGGGACTGGACCTGGGAGCAGGGCTAGGACAAGgataggggaggaggaagaggatgatcaggaggaggaagaggtgggCGGAGGATTGGAGAGGGACGAGAGCCTAGTGGCCGGCTCCCTTCCGGAGTCCCAGTCCAAGGCTAACCAAGAGGAGTTTGAGGCAAGTTCGGAGTACAGCGACCGGTTGCCATTGGGGGCTGAGGCTGTTGATATTGCCCAGGAAATTAATG GAGGTCTCCGCGCTGGACAGTTCCAGTACCTGCTGTAG